A region of Veillonellaceae bacterium DNA encodes the following proteins:
- a CDS encoding aspartate ammonia-lyase, producing the protein MRKEHDFLGEKLVPDEVYYGVQTMRAMENFQITGAQLDPDFIQSMAVVKKASCLTNLKTGRMDPVIGDAIIRAADEIIEGKLLNQFPLDPIQGGAGTSVNMNMNEVLCNRALELLGYPKGRYDIISPNNHANMAQSTNDVFPTSIKVCLVRKAYRLMDALSSMARGFDEKGEAFKDVIKMGRTHLQDAVPITLGEEMDSYAVAVRRGIRRISLSLSSLEALNMGGTAVGTGLNAEPEYIRLFPEILSQLTGFSFKTADNLIDTTNTTDCFADVSGALKVVSLSLIKIANDIRLMASGPRCGLNELKVPARQPGSSIMPGKVNPVIAEVLDQTCYQVIGNDLTLTLAVENGQLELNVMEPVLSFNLFHSFLYLTNAVTTFTEKLLKDLEANEEQCKSWVDHSVGVITALLPHIGYEKCAATAREAYTTGRPVREILLARKLLSESAIQKILSPYEMTHPGIAGGKDALAR; encoded by the coding sequence ATGAGAAAGGAACATGATTTTCTGGGAGAGAAACTCGTACCTGATGAGGTATATTACGGCGTGCAGACGATGAGAGCCATGGAAAATTTCCAGATCACCGGCGCGCAGCTTGACCCGGATTTCATCCAGTCCATGGCTGTCGTCAAAAAAGCTTCCTGCCTGACCAATCTGAAGACAGGACGGATGGATCCCGTAATCGGGGACGCCATCATACGCGCAGCGGATGAAATCATCGAAGGAAAACTGCTCAACCAGTTTCCTTTGGATCCCATCCAGGGCGGCGCCGGCACATCCGTCAATATGAACATGAATGAAGTCCTCTGCAACCGTGCGCTCGAGCTCCTCGGCTATCCGAAGGGCCGCTATGACATCATTTCACCGAACAACCATGCAAACATGGCGCAGTCGACGAACGACGTCTTCCCGACTTCGATCAAAGTCTGCCTCGTCAGGAAAGCATACCGCCTGATGGATGCGCTTTCTTCCATGGCAAGAGGCTTCGATGAAAAGGGAGAAGCATTCAAGGACGTCATCAAGATGGGACGCACGCACCTCCAGGACGCTGTACCGATCACCCTTGGCGAGGAAATGGATTCGTATGCCGTTGCCGTCCGCCGCGGAATCCGCCGCATTTCCCTTTCCCTTTCTTCTCTGGAAGCGCTCAACATGGGAGGCACCGCCGTCGGCACCGGGCTCAATGCAGAACCGGAATACATCCGCCTCTTCCCGGAAATCCTTTCCCAGCTGACCGGCTTTTCCTTCAAGACAGCGGACAACCTGATCGATACGACGAATACGACGGACTGCTTTGCTGATGTCTCCGGCGCGCTCAAGGTCGTTTCCCTTTCCCTCATCAAGATTGCCAACGACATCCGCCTCATGGCATCCGGCCCTCGCTGCGGCCTCAATGAACTGAAGGTGCCTGCCCGCCAGCCCGGCTCCTCCATCATGCCTGGCAAAGTCAATCCGGTCATCGCAGAAGTCCTCGACCAGACCTGCTACCAGGTCATCGGGAATGACCTGACCCTGACACTGGCCGTCGAAAACGGGCAGCTCGAGCTGAACGTCATGGAGCCGGTCCTTTCCTTCAACCTTTTCCACTCCTTCCTCTACCTCACGAATGCAGTCACCACATTCACTGAGAAACTGCTGAAGGACCTCGAGGCGAATGAAGAGCAGTGCAAGAGCTGGGTCGACCACAGCGTCGGCGTCATCACAGCGCTCCTCCCGCATATCGGCTACGAAAAGTGCGCCGCGACAGCGAGGGAAGC
- a CDS encoding TetR/AcrR family transcriptional regulator, with protein sequence METGTRENELKKLASALCTKPGGSARDLAAAAGISKATFYRVYSSKDHLEEILTERAEEVVEGLFAITEKDITSRDALSEMMRWCCDNREYLMFLCRSALLGDSCVDTCRCAYDDRMRAFFLKGQQRGEFRVDVPAAVMAEIFGGEMAALFEAESRGRIASAMMADYWETIFLSGVEGKGKKESHE encoded by the coding sequence ATGGAAACGGGGACCAGAGAAAACGAATTGAAGAAGCTGGCTTCCGCGCTCTGTACGAAACCGGGAGGCTCCGCCAGGGATCTGGCTGCGGCAGCCGGGATCAGCAAAGCGACATTCTACAGGGTGTATTCATCCAAAGACCATTTAGAAGAAATCCTGACGGAAAGGGCTGAAGAGGTCGTCGAAGGCCTTTTTGCCATTACGGAGAAGGATATCACGAGCCGCGATGCGCTTTCGGAAATGATGCGCTGGTGCTGCGACAACCGCGAGTACCTGATGTTCCTCTGCCGCTCGGCTCTTCTTGGCGACAGCTGCGTGGACACATGCCGCTGTGCGTATGACGACAGGATGAGAGCATTTTTCCTGAAGGGCCAGCAGCGCGGAGAATTCCGCGTCGATGTGCCGGCCGCTGTGATGGCGGAAATTTTCGGCGGCGAGATGGCCGCTTTGTTTGAAGCAGAAAGCCGGGGCCGGATTGCTTCGGCGATGATGGCGGATTATTGGGAGACAATATTCCTGTCCGGTGTGGAAGGTAAAGGAAAGAAGGAAAGCCATGAATAA
- a CDS encoding TatD family hydrolase, translating to METKYYDIGLNLFTRSFPDPEKIIRNAEEAGVRCILTGSEARENELVADFVKHHDVWGTAGIHPHSADTAKEEDVERVRELVMTNPKIVAVGETGLDYDHMYSKKENQIHFFKELLDVAEETGKPLFLHERDAADDFIACFKGHEDLCQRAIVHCYTGDKKTLERFLDMGFYIGITGWICDERRGEALQDAVSILPLDRVMIETDAPYLTPRGYHLPRTNVPQNITYVAETLARYMQVRLDPLLEAAKKNTEDFFHIKS from the coding sequence ATGGAAACGAAATATTATGATATCGGTTTGAACCTGTTCACACGTTCCTTCCCGGACCCGGAGAAGATCATACGGAATGCGGAGGAAGCCGGGGTGCGCTGCATCCTGACCGGCTCGGAAGCGCGTGAGAATGAGCTGGTGGCAGATTTTGTGAAGCATCATGACGTATGGGGCACGGCGGGCATCCATCCGCACAGCGCCGATACGGCGAAGGAAGAAGATGTCGAGCGTGTCAGAGAGCTTGTCATGACGAATCCGAAAATCGTGGCTGTCGGGGAGACGGGCCTTGATTACGATCATATGTATTCGAAGAAGGAGAACCAGATCCATTTCTTCAAGGAGCTTCTGGATGTGGCAGAGGAAACGGGAAAGCCGCTCTTCCTTCACGAAAGGGATGCAGCAGATGATTTCATCGCCTGCTTCAAGGGCCATGAGGATCTCTGCCAGCGTGCGATCGTCCACTGCTATACGGGGGACAAGAAGACGCTCGAGCGGTTTCTCGATATGGGCTTCTACATCGGCATCACGGGATGGATTTGCGATGAAAGGCGCGGGGAGGCTCTGCAGGACGCTGTTTCCATCCTGCCGCTGGACCGCGTGATGATCGAGACGGATGCGCCGTACCTGACGCCGAGGGGCTACCACCTTCCAAGGACGAACGTGCCGCAGAATATTACCTACGTGGCAGAAACGCTTGCCAGGTACATGCAGGTGCGTCTCGATCCGCTCCTCGAAGCAGCCAAAAAGAACACAGAAGACTTCTTCCACATCAAGAGCTGA
- a CDS encoding diguanylate cyclase — translation MDKFKRFRSFFYLPVIIIGLLCTIVLDWALYVQEEKNLQNWMQQIADAEILRLNRAMDRYINISAAIEDHLMENKGLPPGDYMRNLYFYSMSQSLREIEIQTAPDGQVRPVYPQNGSVLSGFNLFGESQFAKRAAYGRAQDVVVIESGVPMADGTTGMAVVRPVFMDRTADKSFWGYIVVAVDQDKLVHEANIDRLDQMGIVYTLMRKGYGESEYTLIDTNQNSTHRAIDAWSTIQSSGTVDGDEWRLIMHPTGGWVNFWLLFISTWAGLITTFIIAWLWQRNKRLRFIGETDALTGVFNRKGGDLAVDKYLRANPRKSAMVIAVDVDNFKIINDVYGHAAGDLALKTFVRDMKRIFGASAIITRNGGDEFVIFCPYNNKEGVFNDMRRFTEEPHIFGFNDKEIHFTSSLGCAAYPEQGSNYGNLCIKADFALYGAKIDGKSGWRKFDSSLTELRHRFQFGFNLSDMANGMPGAMIVYKADKSGKLLFASHMAIDLFGCTDWDDFMKYTRTAVWKLIYTEDLQYVRSEIKRQTHLEKNKNNIHFVNHRIVTKDGRVREVESIGRLRHNAFYGNLYYVFLYDREQKLENLSSDKHPCKNKHVGMKQDEKKDDK, via the coding sequence ATGGACAAATTCAAAAGGTTTCGTTCCTTCTTTTACTTGCCGGTCATTATTATCGGCTTGCTCTGCACGATTGTCCTCGACTGGGCTCTCTATGTCCAGGAGGAAAAAAACCTACAGAACTGGATGCAGCAGATCGCGGATGCAGAAATCCTGCGTCTGAACCGCGCCATGGACAGGTATATCAATATTTCAGCGGCCATCGAGGACCATTTGATGGAGAACAAGGGACTTCCTCCCGGGGATTACATGCGTAATCTCTACTTCTACTCGATGAGCCAGTCTTTGCGTGAAATAGAAATCCAGACGGCGCCGGACGGCCAGGTGCGCCCTGTCTATCCGCAAAACGGCAGTGTGCTTTCTGGTTTCAACCTTTTCGGAGAGAGCCAGTTTGCCAAGCGCGCAGCTTATGGAAGAGCGCAGGATGTCGTCGTGATTGAATCCGGCGTTCCTATGGCAGACGGCACGACGGGTATGGCAGTCGTCCGCCCTGTTTTCATGGACAGGACTGCCGATAAATCCTTCTGGGGCTACATTGTGGTAGCAGTCGACCAGGACAAGCTCGTCCACGAGGCGAATATCGACCGTCTCGACCAGATGGGCATCGTCTATACGCTGATGAGAAAAGGCTATGGCGAGTCCGAGTACACTTTGATCGACACGAATCAGAACTCGACGCACAGGGCGATCGATGCATGGAGTACGATCCAGTCCTCCGGCACCGTCGACGGGGACGAATGGCGCCTCATCATGCATCCGACAGGCGGATGGGTGAACTTCTGGCTGCTCTTCATTTCCACATGGGCAGGCCTCATCACCACATTCATCATTGCATGGCTCTGGCAGAGAAACAAGCGTCTTCGCTTCATTGGCGAGACAGATGCGCTGACTGGCGTATTCAACAGAAAGGGCGGCGACCTCGCTGTCGACAAGTATCTTCGTGCAAACCCGAGAAAATCGGCGATGGTCATTGCTGTCGACGTGGATAATTTCAAAATCATCAACGATGTCTACGGTCATGCGGCAGGGGATCTTGCACTGAAGACCTTCGTCCGCGACATGAAGCGCATCTTCGGCGCGAGCGCGATCATCACGAGAAACGGCGGCGATGAATTCGTCATCTTCTGTCCTTACAATAATAAGGAAGGCGTTTTCAATGATATGCGCCGATTCACGGAAGAACCGCATATCTTTGGTTTCAACGATAAGGAAATCCATTTCACTTCGTCGCTTGGCTGCGCTGCCTACCCTGAACAGGGAAGCAACTACGGCAACCTCTGCATCAAGGCAGACTTTGCCCTCTACGGCGCGAAGATCGACGGCAAGTCCGGCTGGAGGAAGTTTGATTCTTCCCTGACGGAACTCCGCCACCGTTTCCAGTTCGGCTTCAATCTGAGCGATATGGCAAACGGCATGCCTGGTGCCATGATCGTCTACAAGGCAGACAAGAGCGGCAAGCTTCTCTTTGCGAGCCATATGGCCATCGACCTCTTCGGCTGCACGGACTGGGACGATTTCATGAAGTACACAAGGACCGCTGTCTGGAAGCTCATCTATACCGAAGACCTCCAGTACGTCCGCTCGGAAATCAAGAGACAGACGCATCTTGAAAAGAACAAGAACAATATTCACTTCGTCAATCACCGCATCGTCACGAAGGACGGCAGAGTGAGGGAAGTGGAAAGCATCGGGCGCCTGCGCCACAATGCATTCTATGGCAACCTGTACTATGTATTCCTCTATGACCGCGAGCAGAAGCTTGAAAATCTGAGCTCGGACAAGCACCCCTGCAAAAACAAGCATGTGGGAATGAAGCAGGACGAGAAGAAAGACGATAAGTAG